The Humulus lupulus chromosome 4, drHumLupu1.1, whole genome shotgun sequence genome has a window encoding:
- the LOC133832706 gene encoding uncharacterized protein LOC133832706: MSPYQLVYGKPCHLPVELEHKAWWDVKKCNMDMVDVGQQQMLQLHELEEIRNEAYESSRIYKEKTKAFHDKHILRKSFVEGPFTITKVFPHGAVEVVSPSTGKSFNVNGQRLKPYYKSMEKEQAVVIHLIDLVYVDE; the protein is encoded by the exons ATGTCACCATATCAGTTGGTGTATGGGAAGCCTTGCCATCTACCAGTAGAGCTAGAGCATAAGGCTTGGTGGGATGTAAAGAAGTGTAACATGGACATGGTTGATGTAGGACAACAACAAATGCTTCAATTGCATGAGCTAGAAGAAATAcgcaatgaagcatatgagagcTCGAGAATCTACAAGGAGAAAACCAAAGCTTTTCATGATAAACATATTCTTCGAAAGAGTTTTGTGGAAG GTCCGTTCACTATTACCAAGGTTTTTCCTCATGGAGCGGTCGAAGTTGTAAGTCCGAGTACCGGAAAGTCATTCAATGTGAATGGTCAGAGATTAAAGCCATATTACAAATCAATGGAGAAAGAACAAGCTGTTGTGATTCACCTCATTGACCTGGTATATGTTGATGAATGA